Below is a window of SAR202 cluster bacterium DNA.
GCCTCTTTGCGGCGATTTATGTAAAGGGCCCGGTGCCTGCGAACGGCCTCAAGGTCCTTCTTGATCTTCAGGATGCGGCCGCGGATGAGCCGGCGGTCGCTCTCTATCTGTGTCTCACCCGGCCCGCGCGTCCCGATGCCGCCCCCTAGCCTCTCCAGGTGCGACCACTGGCCCGCGAGCCGCGGAAGCAGGTAGTCATGCTGCGCCAGGTCCACCTGCAGGCGGCCTTCGTGCGTTTGCGCGCGGCGTGCGAAAACGTCGAGGATGAGGGCGGTCCGGTCGATTACCTTGACCTCTCGCCCGGAGTCCGGGCGCAGCTTCGCCACCACCTTCTCGATGTTCCGTTGCTGGGTCGGATCTAGCTCGTCGTCGCAGATCACCGTGTCGATGTCTTTGCGCTTGATCAGCTCCGCCAACTCTTCCAGCTTACCGGCGCCGATGTACGTGTTTGATGGCCTGTCCAGGCTTTGCGTGATCGCGCCAACAACGGTCGCTCCGGCGCTCCTGGCTAGCTCGCCGAGCTCGTCCAGGGAGTCCTCCATGGTCCATTTGCGACGCCTTGTCTTGATCTCAACGCCGACCAGCAGTGCGCGCTCAGATTTAGAGTGTGTTGGGACCGTCTGCTTTTGAGGTATACTCGCTGCTCCTGTTACTTGGCGGCGACCTTCGGCGCGGGCACCTTCCATGTAGATATTCTCTCGAGCGCCTTCTCCAGGTTGGCCTCCGAGATGGTCAGCGAGAGCCTTATGTAGCCCTCGCCACTCTTCCCGTACACCGATCCCGGCGTCACCAGCACGTTTCGGTCCTCCAGGAGCCGCTCGGCGAACTCCGCGGAGGTAAAGCCCTTCGGCACCCCAGCCCAGATGTAGAGGCTTGCCTTCGGCGCGGTGGCACGGACGCCGATTTGCTGCAAAGCCTTTACCACGCGGTCGCGGCGGCTCTGATAGATGAGGTTCCGCTTGTCAATCTCGCTCTGCGGCGTCTTCATCGCGGTGATGGCCATCTGCTGCACCGCCTGCGAGACACCGGAGTCAAGGTTAGACTTGACGACGAGCAGGTTCTTGATGATCTCCGCGTTGCCGACGGCCATGCCGATGCGCCAGCCGGTCATGTTGTACGACTTCGAGAGCGAGTGGAACTCGATGCCCACATCCTTGGCGCCCTTGGCCTGCAGGAAGCTTACCGGCCTGTAACCGTCGTAGTAAACCTCCGTATAGCAGGCATCGTGCAATACGGCTATATCGTACTTCTTGGCAAACGCGATAGCCTTCTCGAAGAATGCAATATCGGCCACGGCGGAAGTTGGGTTGTTCGGGTAGTTCAGCCACAGGACCTTGGCCTTCCTGGCCACGTCCTCGGGGATGGCGTCAAGGTCAGGGAGCCAGCCGTTCTTCTCGCTCAGCGGCATCAGGTGGCTGACAGCGTTGGAGAACAGTGTCCCGATAGCGTACACCGGGTAGCCGGGGTCCGGCACCAGCGCTATGTCGCCCGGGTCCAGGAAGGCGAACGCCATATGGCCGATGCCCTCTTTGGCGCCGATGAGAGAAGTGGCCTCCTTCTCGGGGTCGATCACCACGCCGAAGCGCTGCTTATACCAGTCCGCCACAGCCTTTCGAAAATCCGGCAGGCCCTCGGACTCCGGGTAGCGGTGGTTCTGCTTGACCAGGGAGGCCTGGCGCACCGACTCGATAATCGGGTCGGGGGTAGGCAGGTCCGGGTCGCCGATCCCAAAGCTGAGCACCTCAATACCCTGGGCGCGCTTCTCAGCAATCTTCCGGCTTATCTGGACAAACGGATAGGGCGGCACCTTTGCTATCCGGTTCGCGAATCTCATCAAGACCTCCGTTGGTACGATTCGAACATTTTGCGTTTAATTTAGCCGACGCAATTCAGCTACGAATACGAACAAAGTTTCCGGACAGAGATTGGACACTGTTCTAAGCTTTTGAATAGAGCTGTTCTGCACTTTGCGTTGCCGTTAGCCGGTTATGTAATGGGCGCAGCAACAGCGAAGCGGAGAATGCCGGGCCGACCGGCATCCGCGCGGCCCGCTAGGCCTCCCACGTGCCCTCGAAGACCTCTTCCACCGGACCCTCCAGGATGACGGGACCCTCCCCTGGCCACCTCACCAGCAGGTCGCCGCCCGGCAGAGACACCGTGACTTCGCTACGCGTATATCGCTTCAGGCGTCCAATGGCCCCAATAGCGCACGCGCCGGTGCCGCAGGCCTCGGTCAGCCCGGACCCGCGCTCCCACACTCGCGCCTTCACGTGGTTCTCGTCGATGATGTTCACGATCTCGAAGTTCACTCTCTTCGGGAACATCGGGTGTCGCTCGACAATCGGCCCAATCTTGTCCAGCGGGAACTGGTCTACCGGAGTGTCAATGAACGCAACGGCGTGCGGGTTGCCCATGGAGGCCCCGTTCAGCTTGAAGGTGTACCCGTCGATCGTGAGCGGGTAGTCCATCAGCATCGCCTGCCCCGGCGCAATAGCCGGGATGTCCTCGATCGCGAACTTCGGCTCGCCCATGCTCACGGTGGCGGCCACCACCCGGTCGCCCTCCCACTTGGGGGTCACTATCTTGTCGCCCGCGAGTGTCTCAACCGTCACGGGCGACGTGCTCCTGGGCACAATGCCCCTTGTCAGCGCGAAGCCGGTCAGGCAGCGGATGCCATTGCCGCACATCTCGCTCTCTGATCCGTCCGCGTTGAACATCCGCATTTGCAGGTGGCCCTTCTTCGCAGGCGTGGCGAGGATGATGCCGTCCGAACCCACGCCCTTGTGGCGGTCGCTCATCTTCACCGCGAGCGACGGCCAGTCGACGCCGTCCAGGCCGCGCGCGTCTATGTAGACGTAGTCATTACCCGCGCCGTGCATCTTCGTGAACTTCAAATTACCCTCCGAATCAGCCGCTGGAACTCAACCGAGCCATTTTATCGGGGTATGGGGGCTGGGGTCTAGGGGCTGGTGTAGAAGCCACAGGCCCGCCGCCTGTAGCTGGAGCGCCATTCCCCCGGTTATAGTGATTTGATGCCTGAATGCGCGTTTCGGATGAATTCCAGGGCGGCCTTATGCCCTTCTTCCGTTCCCTGGAACCACGCAATGCGCGGGTCCCCGGGCCTGAACCACGCGTTCTGCTTCCTCGCGAACCGCCGCGTCCGCCGCTTCGTCTCCTCCACCGCCTGCTCCAGTGTGA
It encodes the following:
- the hflX gene encoding GTPase HflX, yielding MEGARAEGRRQVTGAASIPQKQTVPTHSKSERALLVGVEIKTRRRKWTMEDSLDELGELARSAGATVVGAITQSLDRPSNTYIGAGKLEELAELIKRKDIDTVICDDELDPTQQRNIEKVVAKLRPDSGREVKVIDRTALILDVFARRAQTHEGRLQVDLAQHDYLLPRLAGQWSHLERLGGGIGTRGPGETQIESDRRLIRGRILKIKKDLEAVRRHRALYINRRKEARIPVASLVGYTNAGKSTLMNSLTRSTVLAKDQLFSTLDPVTRKLRLPSGREILLTDTVGFIQKLPTSIVAAFRATLEEIQDSAVIVHVVDITHPNADAQSDEVDRILREIAVIDKPRVLALNKADKMSGGTDPGAAARDGPGSKEEGQPPAVLISALKGFGLDLLLQEIESAVQQAETLGASHSSGELAAAT
- a CDS encoding aminotransferase class I/II-fold pyridoxal phosphate-dependent enzyme, which produces MRFANRIAKVPPYPFVQISRKIAEKRAQGIEVLSFGIGDPDLPTPDPIIESVRQASLVKQNHRYPESEGLPDFRKAVADWYKQRFGVVIDPEKEATSLIGAKEGIGHMAFAFLDPGDIALVPDPGYPVYAIGTLFSNAVSHLMPLSEKNGWLPDLDAIPEDVARKAKVLWLNYPNNPTSAVADIAFFEKAIAFAKKYDIAVLHDACYTEVYYDGYRPVSFLQAKGAKDVGIEFHSLSKSYNMTGWRIGMAVGNAEIIKNLLVVKSNLDSGVSQAVQQMAITAMKTPQSEIDKRNLIYQSRRDRVVKALQQIGVRATAPKASLYIWAGVPKGFTSAEFAERLLEDRNVLVTPGSVYGKSGEGYIRLSLTISEANLEKALERISTWKVPAPKVAAK
- a CDS encoding diaminopimelate epimerase, coding for MKFTKMHGAGNDYVYIDARGLDGVDWPSLAVKMSDRHKGVGSDGIILATPAKKGHLQMRMFNADGSESEMCGNGIRCLTGFALTRGIVPRSTSPVTVETLAGDKIVTPKWEGDRVVAATVSMGEPKFAIEDIPAIAPGQAMLMDYPLTIDGYTFKLNGASMGNPHAVAFIDTPVDQFPLDKIGPIVERHPMFPKRVNFEIVNIIDENHVKARVWERGSGLTEACGTGACAIGAIGRLKRYTRSEVTVSLPGGDLLVRWPGEGPVILEGPVEEVFEGTWEA